Proteins from one Chroococcidiopsis sp. CCMEE 29 genomic window:
- a CDS encoding ABC transporter ATP-binding protein, whose translation MKDSNDIQLHNVFKFFNGEPAVHGIDLVIRSGEFFSILGPSGCGKTTTLRLIAGFERADAGKVLIQGKLMNHVPPYRRPVNTVFQSYALFNHLNVWDNIGFGLRLKRLSLEEIHSRVEAALKLVKMEGLRSRFPAQLSGGQQQRVALARALVNRPAVVLLDEPLGALDLKLRKEMQVELSNLHKQLGLTFVLVTHDQEEALSLSDRIAVMHQGKIEQVGSPKQIYEQPQTAFVADFIGDTNLFLGQIAACDGLTLQVVTATGLKIMVKRECNPFSRSSEPVMVSVRPEKIQLSLDAPSIQVNCFEGRLQHLMYLGTHVHYFVELLSGDRLTVLQPNTGSILSDSNTTLYVYWAATDCLALPV comes from the coding sequence TTGAAAGACTCAAACGACATTCAACTGCATAACGTTTTTAAGTTTTTCAACGGAGAGCCAGCTGTACACGGGATTGATTTGGTGATTCGCTCTGGAGAGTTTTTTAGTATTTTGGGTCCCTCTGGTTGTGGCAAGACAACGACATTACGCTTAATTGCTGGGTTTGAAAGAGCTGATGCTGGCAAGGTCTTGATCCAGGGTAAGTTAATGAATCATGTTCCACCCTATCGACGACCCGTCAACACTGTGTTTCAAAGCTATGCTTTGTTTAACCACCTGAATGTTTGGGATAACATCGGTTTTGGACTAAGGCTGAAAAGGCTATCACTAGAGGAAATTCACAGCCGAGTAGAAGCAGCCCTAAAACTAGTCAAAATGGAGGGGTTGCGATCGCGCTTTCCAGCACAGTTGTCTGGCGGACAGCAGCAACGGGTGGCATTAGCACGAGCGCTAGTGAACCGTCCTGCTGTGGTATTACTAGATGAACCTTTGGGTGCACTCGATTTAAAACTGCGGAAGGAAATGCAGGTAGAGTTATCGAATTTGCACAAACAGCTGGGATTAACTTTTGTCTTGGTGACCCACGATCAGGAAGAGGCGCTGTCGTTGTCGGATCGAATTGCGGTGATGCATCAGGGTAAAATTGAGCAAGTTGGCTCTCCGAAACAAATTTATGAGCAACCCCAGACAGCATTTGTTGCTGATTTTATCGGAGATACTAATTTATTTCTGGGTCAAATTGCAGCGTGTGATGGCTTAACCCTTCAGGTTGTGACGGCAACGGGATTGAAAATTATGGTGAAACGGGAGTGCAATCCTTTTTCTAGGTCATCAGAACCAGTGATGGTCAGTGTGCGACCGGAGAAAATTCAGCTAAGTCTTGATGCTCCCAGCATACAGGTGAACTGCTTTGAAGGACGGCTGCAGCACTTGATGTATTTGGGAACTCACGTACATTATTTCGTGGAATTGTTATCAGGCGATCGCTTAACTGTCTTGCAGCCCAACACAGGTAGCATATTGTCAGACTCTAATACAACCCTATACGTTTACTGGGCAGCTACAGATTGTCTAGCTTTGCCAGTTTAG
- a CDS encoding ABC transporter permease: MSDQSSPSNLNSGDGVTEPLDQPVKHRRWSNLVEPLALLGPAGFWLVLLLMLPTLIIFELSLVPGFRPGDVVNPTGLDNYAVVFEPIYLQVLGRSLFFAVGTTVICLILGFPVAYWIALLSPQRWRNLLLLGFILPLWTSSLLRSYAWITILRPTGLLNTVLTSLRLPALELLNYSTAVLIGMSYSLLPYMVLILYASLEKLDRRLLEAAADLGANPMQTFWKVTVPQTLPGIAAGSLLVFITGLGDFVDPELLGGASSMTVARLIYNQFLGAAQNWGFGSALSMVLILAVSLAIALLVKYGDTTT; the protein is encoded by the coding sequence ATGTCCGATCAAAGCTCCCCTTCTAACCTAAATTCAGGCGATGGTGTTACCGAACCGCTAGATCAGCCTGTAAAGCATCGCCGTTGGTCAAATTTAGTGGAGCCATTAGCTTTGCTAGGACCTGCTGGGTTTTGGTTAGTACTATTGCTAATGCTGCCTACGCTAATCATCTTTGAGTTGAGTCTAGTGCCAGGTTTTCGGCCGGGGGATGTAGTTAATCCCACGGGGTTGGATAACTATGCCGTGGTGTTTGAGCCGATTTACTTGCAAGTGCTAGGGCGATCGCTGTTTTTTGCCGTTGGCACCACGGTGATTTGCTTAATTCTGGGATTTCCTGTTGCTTATTGGATTGCCCTGTTAAGTCCTCAGCGCTGGCGAAATTTGCTGTTATTGGGCTTTATCTTGCCCTTGTGGACATCATCTCTGTTGCGCTCCTATGCTTGGATTACGATTCTGCGACCTACTGGTTTACTCAACACTGTGTTGACGAGTTTAAGGTTGCCTGCTTTGGAATTACTCAACTACAGTACCGCTGTGTTGATTGGCATGAGCTATAGCTTATTACCTTATATGGTCTTAATTCTCTATGCTTCCCTAGAAAAGTTAGATCGGCGGTTACTGGAGGCAGCAGCTGATTTGGGTGCAAATCCAATGCAAACTTTCTGGAAGGTGACAGTGCCGCAAACACTGCCGGGAATAGCTGCTGGTTCTTTACTCGTGTTTATTACAGGTTTAGGAGATTTTGTCGATCCAGAATTACTCGGTGGCGCTTCGAGTATGACCGTTGCTCGGTTAATTTACAATCAGTTTTTAGGAGCAGCGCAGAACTGGGGGTTTGGCTCGGCTTTGAGTATGGTGTTGATTTTAGCTGTGAGTCTGGCGATCGCACTTTTGGTTAAGTATGGCGACACGACAACCTGA
- a CDS encoding S-layer homology domain-containing protein — protein MRIFAIYFFVALATSGLSLKANANSNFKLSPEVEYSNWNLNSNVTPEPTQLIAPELLAQATTFSDVQGNWAQSFIETLVAQKIIQGFPDGSFRPDEPVTRAQFAAMLNKAFPQNPTREAIAFVDVPANYWASEAIQQAYQTGFMQGYPNSVFNPNQNIPRVQVLVALANGLNLAASTTTMAGLNTYFQDASQIPDYARNSVAAAAEKTIVVNYPTVNLLNPNQIATRADVAALIYQALASRGSVPQLAASNPVTQYIVGYQPPAAQPAPNQQLEALQEQFLLAQPVVQERIIPRALGIPGSSVGSPSAFGAEWGDLFAGVSFQSRTRFTNAADGAVVAGFGLGNARTAVGLEVAVTVFDLLDNTFERGGVSFKVHRILGEGLAIAAGVENAIIWGESDTDSSAYGVVSKIFRFRNPAEPFSSLTVNLGLGGGRFRSEDDVFDGNDTINVFGSVGLRVVEPVSVIADWTGQDLNLGASIVPFRNIPLTITPAVADVTNNAGDGARFVLSIGYGLSLTPPVNQF, from the coding sequence ATGCGTATCTTTGCAATTTATTTTTTTGTTGCACTCGCTACTAGTGGGTTGAGCCTTAAAGCTAATGCCAATTCCAACTTTAAGCTCTCTCCCGAGGTGGAGTACAGCAATTGGAATCTGAACTCCAATGTTACACCTGAGCCAACCCAGTTGATCGCTCCTGAACTACTGGCTCAAGCAACGACATTTTCAGATGTCCAAGGTAACTGGGCACAGAGTTTTATTGAAACCTTAGTAGCGCAGAAGATCATTCAGGGTTTTCCAGATGGTAGTTTCCGACCTGACGAACCGGTAACTCGGGCTCAGTTTGCCGCTATGCTGAACAAGGCTTTTCCACAAAATCCTACTCGGGAAGCGATCGCCTTTGTCGATGTACCTGCCAACTACTGGGCAAGTGAGGCGATTCAGCAAGCTTACCAGACGGGATTTATGCAGGGGTATCCCAACAGCGTCTTTAATCCTAACCAAAACATTCCCCGCGTCCAGGTGCTAGTTGCTTTAGCGAATGGACTGAACCTTGCTGCCAGCACTACAACGATGGCTGGTTTAAATACCTATTTTCAGGATGCCTCTCAAATTCCTGATTATGCTCGTAACAGCGTAGCTGCAGCGGCAGAAAAAACTATTGTTGTTAATTACCCAACGGTCAATCTTCTCAACCCCAATCAGATTGCTACCCGGGCAGACGTAGCTGCATTGATCTACCAAGCTTTAGCCAGCAGGGGGTCAGTACCTCAATTAGCCGCCTCTAATCCTGTAACTCAGTACATTGTGGGCTACCAGCCACCTGCTGCACAACCCGCTCCAAATCAACAACTTGAAGCATTGCAGGAGCAATTTCTCCTAGCGCAACCGGTTGTGCAAGAAAGGATCATACCCCGTGCTTTAGGTATACCTGGATCGAGTGTTGGTTCACCTTCTGCTTTCGGGGCTGAGTGGGGCGATCTGTTTGCCGGAGTCAGCTTTCAATCACGGACTCGCTTCACTAATGCAGCGGATGGAGCTGTGGTAGCTGGCTTTGGTCTTGGTAATGCTCGGACAGCAGTGGGTTTGGAAGTTGCTGTTACAGTTTTCGATCTTCTCGATAATACTTTCGAACGTGGGGGCGTTAGCTTCAAAGTCCATCGCATACTTGGTGAGGGTTTGGCGATCGCAGCTGGGGTCGAGAATGCAATTATCTGGGGTGAGTCGGATACAGATAGCAGTGCTTATGGTGTTGTTAGTAAAATCTTCCGCTTTAGAAATCCCGCAGAACCCTTTAGCAGCCTAACAGTAAACCTCGGTCTAGGAGGGGGTCGTTTTCGCTCAGAAGATGACGTATTTGATGGAAACGATACGATCAACGTCTTTGGCAGTGTCGGTCTGCGCGTAGTTGAACCTGTATCTGTCATCGCTGACTGGACTGGTCAAGATTTGAACTTGGGTGCTTCCATCGTTCCCTTCCGCAATATCCCACTGACGATTACGCCAGCGGTGGCTGATGTGACTAACAATGCTGGCGATGGGGCTCGGTTCGTTCTCAGTATCGGTTACGGACTTTCTTTAACTCCCCCTGTCAACCAATTTTAG
- a CDS encoding spermidine/putrescine ABC transporter substrate-binding protein, with protein sequence MNRFLPLLPLIPTGLRPASLTWGPRVPLLPQQKIYFGKQYSLSRRRLLKVSVAALSGFVLAQCGWRQGRVQRTSTPATASDKLYIYTWSQYTDEDLLNSFTSQTGIKVVADVFDSNETMLARLQAGGGANYSVLYPSDYMVRRMMELGLLSQLDSTRLTGLDHLRARFQNPEYDPNNRHSVPMSWGTTGFVYNSEKLAVAPTDWDYLWVHQQELSKRITLLNDVREVMGGTLRMLGYSYNSQEESQIKQAYDRLQTLKPAIAAFDTDAWQNQILAGDLLLAMSYSADAIRVSQENPSLRYVIPRSGSSLWTDTMVIPNTAPNPDAAYAWINFMLQPDVAAQMCQRLSIATPNQVAVEQLPSELRNNANLFPPESILQNCERIAPLGEVDAVYERYWTQLTSG encoded by the coding sequence ATGAACAGATTTCTCCCCCTGCTGCCCCTAATCCCCACTGGGCTTCGCCCCGCTTCGCTAACGTGGGGACCCCGAGTTCCCCTGCTGCCACAACAAAAAATTTATTTTGGCAAGCAGTATAGTCTATCCAGGCGGCGGTTGTTAAAAGTTTCGGTAGCAGCACTTTCTGGGTTTGTGCTTGCACAGTGTGGCTGGAGGCAGGGAAGGGTTCAACGCACGTCAACTCCTGCCACTGCTTCTGACAAGCTGTATATCTACACTTGGTCACAGTATACCGATGAAGATTTACTCAACAGTTTTACCTCCCAGACTGGCATTAAAGTAGTGGCGGATGTTTTCGATTCCAATGAAACCATGCTGGCTAGGCTGCAAGCAGGAGGTGGGGCTAATTACAGTGTCCTTTATCCGAGTGACTATATGGTAAGGCGGATGATGGAGTTGGGTTTGTTGAGCCAACTAGATAGCACCCGTTTAACTGGTTTAGATCATCTCCGCGCTCGATTTCAAAATCCTGAATACGATCCGAATAACCGCCATAGTGTACCGATGAGCTGGGGAACCACCGGATTCGTCTACAACTCTGAGAAATTAGCAGTCGCACCTACAGATTGGGACTATCTTTGGGTGCATCAGCAAGAGTTGTCGAAACGGATAACGTTGCTGAATGATGTTCGCGAGGTGATGGGTGGGACATTGCGGATGCTGGGCTATTCCTACAATTCACAGGAGGAGTCGCAAATCAAACAAGCTTATGACAGGTTACAGACGTTAAAGCCAGCGATCGCCGCATTTGACACAGACGCTTGGCAAAATCAAATTCTGGCGGGAGATCTGCTGCTAGCAATGAGTTACTCAGCAGATGCTATCCGTGTGAGCCAGGAAAACCCCAGTCTTAGATATGTAATCCCTCGCAGTGGTTCCTCGTTGTGGACGGACACAATGGTAATTCCAAACACTGCTCCCAATCCTGATGCAGCCTATGCCTGGATCAACTTTATGTTGCAACCAGACGTGGCGGCTCAAATGTGCCAGCGACTAAGCATCGCTACCCCAAATCAAGTGGCAGTGGAGCAGTTGCCTTCAGAATTACGCAACAATGCTAACTTATTCCCACCAGAGTCTATCCTGCAAAATTGTGAACGGATCGCTCCCTTGGGAGAAGTTGATGCTGTTTACGAGCGTTACTGGACTCAGTTAACTAGTGGTTAG
- the lipB gene encoding lipoyl(octanoyl) transferase LipB — MIVSSQTSLQDLAQQQCHQCWLYNQGLVSYPIAWNWQRSLLQERIDNPSLDDLLILLEHPPVYTLGQGASTEFLRFELDKNAFEVYRVERGGEVTYHCPGQLVGYPILNLQYYRKDLHWYLRQLEEVLIKVLAVYGLKGERHPGLTGVWLEGVKVAAIGIKVSRWITMHGFSLNVCPDMTGFQQIVPCGISDKQVGSLAQWVPEINLEQVRLQVAMTFAEVFGVKLVEPDSCLLLRSGNLLTSHPPRYNP, encoded by the coding sequence ATGATTGTGAGTAGTCAGACATCATTACAAGACCTAGCCCAGCAACAATGCCACCAATGCTGGCTATATAACCAGGGTCTAGTATCTTACCCGATTGCCTGGAATTGGCAGCGATCACTGTTGCAAGAGCGGATCGACAACCCCAGTCTTGACGATCTCTTAATCCTGCTAGAACATCCGCCTGTTTACACCCTTGGGCAAGGAGCTAGCACAGAATTTCTGAGATTTGAGCTTGACAAAAATGCGTTTGAAGTATACAGAGTAGAGCGAGGTGGTGAGGTGACTTATCATTGCCCCGGCCAGTTGGTAGGCTACCCAATTCTGAATCTGCAATATTACCGCAAAGACTTGCACTGGTATTTACGGCAGCTAGAAGAAGTGTTAATTAAGGTATTGGCTGTTTATGGGTTAAAGGGCGAGCGCCATCCGGGCTTAACGGGTGTTTGGCTAGAAGGAGTGAAAGTGGCAGCAATCGGCATTAAAGTGAGCCGCTGGATTACAATGCACGGCTTCTCCTTAAATGTTTGTCCCGACATGACGGGATTTCAGCAGATCGTCCCTTGTGGGATTTCTGATAAGCAGGTTGGCAGCTTAGCTCAATGGGTTCCAGAAATTAACTTAGAGCAGGTACGCTTGCAAGTGGCGATGACATTTGCTGAAGTGTTCGGGGTTAAATTAGTAGAGCCAGATTCTTGCCTGCTATTGCGCTCAGGCAATCTTCTCACATCTCATCCACCGCGATACAACCCATAA